ACCTGTATTCGCCCATCGCCCTCGGCGACCACCTGACCGAACACAGCCAGCAGGACGCCTATGAAACCATGCTCGCCGCGCTGGACTACGGCTGCGTGTACCACTGGTACAACGACATGACCGTAACCCCGACGCACAAGACGATCACCTCCTGGATGTTCCCGATCACGCCCCTCGAGCTGCACGCGGGATACATCATCGGCGAGGAACGGATTATCACGAAGGTCAGCGGCAAATTCGGCTGGGGCGACGCGTCGCAACACGAAGTCCACGTCTTCAATGATCGCGGCGAGGAGGTCGCCGATTTCGATGCGCCCTTCACCACGGAAAATGGCCAGACCTGGACCGAACTCCGCCTCGCGGAGGACTGGTGCGCCGCCATCGTGCGGCGATAGATCCACCCAGCCGCCGCCCCATTTCCCGCAAGGCTGTAAATGCTCATCTACACGGTTGTCTTCATAGCCCTGTTCCTTGGCTGCATGGCGCAGTCCGCGGTCGGTTTCGGCTCGATGCTGATCGCCATGCCGCTGCTGACCTTTGTGCTTCCGCTCCAGGTAGCCGCGCCTGTTCTTGCGCTGATCGGGCCGCCCACCACGATCTACATCTTCCACCTCAACCGCCACGGCGTGGATTGGCGCGAGGTGGGCCGGATCATGGCCGGTGCGCTGGCCGGCGTGCCGCTGGGGCTCTGGGCGCTGGAAAGCCTGAATCCCGCCTGGATTATGCGGGCCGTGGGCGCGGTGCTCGTGGCGTACGCCGTCTATGTGGCGGCCATTGAACCGCGACTGCGGCCCCGGGCGAACATGCGGTCAGGCAATATCGCGACGAGCCTGGCCGCCGGGCTCTGCACGGGCGTGCTTGGCGGCGCGTTCAATACCGGCGGCCCCCCGCTCATTTTGTATGGGGACTGGCTGCGCTGGCCCCGGGCGCGGTTCAAGGCGATCCTGCAGGCGGTGTTCCTGGCCAATGGCACGCTGATCATTATCGGCCACGCCCTGGCGGGAAATGTGCACACCGGCGTGCTGCCCTATGCCGCCGCCGCCACGCCGGGCGTGATAGCGGGGCTTTACGCCGGGCGCCACATCGATCGCCTGCTCAGTCCGGCGCATTTCCGCTACGCGGTTCTCGGCATGGTCGCGCTCCTGGGCCTTTCCCTGATCGCGCGCTGACGAGCCGGGATCAGCGCCCAAGTAGCGATTGAATGCGCGCCGCCAGCTGGGGGTTCCCGCCCGAACGCGCCTGCTCCAGCGCGCGCTCCAGGTAGGGAATCGCCTTCTCCATCTCGCCCCGCTCGTAGTAGTACGTGCCCGCCTTGTATTCGGCGGAGGGCAGAGAAGGCTCCAGCCGCGCCGCCTCGGCGTACTGCACCATGGCCGCCTCCACCTCACCCAGTTGCAGGAGGGCCTGGCCCCAGTTGTATCGGGCCTCAAAGGATTCGGGCCGGAGTTCGAGCGCCTTCTCGCAGTGCGGGATTGCGTCTAGCGGGCGCTTGAGCTCCAGGTAACAGCCCGCCAGGCCATGGTGCGCGGGCTCCATGGTCGCATCCAACTCCAGCGCCTTCTGGAAGAGCGGAATCGCCTCTTCGTAACGGCCCTGCCAGTAGTAGTTGTTGCCCAGGTTCAAGCTCAGTTCGCCATCCCGCGGCGTGTTGCGGGCCGGCAGCGACACCGCCTTCTCCAGGTAAGGCGCGGCCTCCGCAAAGCGGTCCATCTTCTGAAGCATTTCGCCCAGTTCCGAGTTTGCCTCGAAGTTATCCGGGTCGAGCTCCAGAGCCCGCCGGTAGTACGCCACCGCCTCCTCGGGCCGTTTCCGGTCGTTTGCGTGAAAGCCCTTCGTCAACAACTGGTCCACGTGAAAGCAATACCGGTCCAGGCCATCCACCCAGGGATCGGGACTCGCCTCGAAGCGGCCCAGCAGATTGGTCGAGGCCAGCGCGCGCTTCTGCTCCTCTTCCTTGCCCTGCGCCTCGTACACCGTCGCCAGCAACCGGTGGGCGACGCCAAACTGGGGGTGGGCGCTCAGAAGCGAACGCAGGTGCTGCTCCGCCGTCGTCCAGTCCTCGGCATCCTTTGCGACCCGCGCAAGCCCCAGCCGCGCATACGGATTGTTCACGTGCAGGTCGAGACAGCGCGCGTAGTCGGCCTTGGCGCCTTCCCCATCGCCGGCCTTGTAGCGGTTGTCCGCCCGCCGGAGAATTGCCGGGAGATAGGTCCCATCCAGGGCGATTGTCCGATCCAACAACGTATCAATGTCCCGCATGTCGCCTTTCATACTGCGAACATACGCCAGGAGATAC
The Candidatus Hydrogenedentota bacterium genome window above contains:
- a CDS encoding tetratricopeptide repeat protein; the protein is MSMAGAKPASSTLRGRVIAVLSAAVLVALAAAAWRVTQARREAAETLARLPERPELDASRQKLAPLLDSAIARVQADPSAENVGELGRIYQANYYYDEGAACYERAMTLDPREAQWPYLLAYVRSMKGDMRDIDTLLDRTIALDGTYLPAILRRADNRYKAGDGEGAKADYARCLDLHVNNPYARLGLARVAKDAEDWTTAEQHLRSLLSAHPQFGVAHRLLATVYEAQGKEEEQKRALASTNLLGRFEASPDPWVDGLDRYCFHVDQLLTKGFHANDRKRPEEAVAYYRRALELDPDNFEANSELGEMLQKMDRFAEAAPYLEKAVSLPARNTPRDGELSLNLGNNYYWQGRYEEAIPLFQKALELDATMEPAHHGLAGCYLELKRPLDAIPHCEKALELRPESFEARYNWGQALLQLGEVEAAMVQYAEAARLEPSLPSAEYKAGTYYYERGEMEKAIPYLERALEQARSGGNPQLAARIQSLLGR
- a CDS encoding sulfite exporter TauE/SafE family protein, with the protein product MLIYTVVFIALFLGCMAQSAVGFGSMLIAMPLLTFVLPLQVAAPVLALIGPPTTIYIFHLNRHGVDWREVGRIMAGALAGVPLGLWALESLNPAWIMRAVGAVLVAYAVYVAAIEPRLRPRANMRSGNIATSLAAGLCTGVLGGAFNTGGPPLILYGDWLRWPRARFKAILQAVFLANGTLIIIGHALAGNVHTGVLPYAAAATPGVIAGLYAGRHIDRLLSPAHFRYAVLGMVALLGLSLIAR